One Pirellulales bacterium genomic region harbors:
- a CDS encoding ABC transporter permease, translating to MNLHLLPWEYGIRNVFRRPTRSLLTLLGLTTVVLLVFVVVAFIRGLEASLAVSGDPSVVLVYSVGAAADIENSAIPARTASLLAASLEGVDHRFDVSYVSPELYIGTRVTVDQSRPPSLGIVRGVTTAAPLLRRQVQMIVGKWPATGEVLVGRLLAAKLGCSSQDLAVGDTIKFDGRDWRISGRFTAGGAAFESEIWCGLEDLQQTLKRQDLSLVALGMANSAAASDVELFCKERVDLELQAVGETKYYASLQAHYQPVRMLGWLVVFLVAGAGVFAGLNTMYGAVVGRVRELSTLQAIGFRRRAVAASLIQEALLLAMAASLLAAVLALVLVNGTAVRFTMGAFALRVDSVGILIGCGTGFLLGLLGAIPPAIKALRFSIVEGLKAA from the coding sequence ATGAACCTGCATTTATTACCCTGGGAATACGGCATCCGCAACGTCTTCCGTCGCCCGACGCGCAGTCTCTTAACGCTGCTCGGGTTGACGACAGTCGTCCTTTTGGTGTTTGTCGTAGTGGCGTTTATTCGCGGATTGGAAGCGTCCTTAGCCGTGAGCGGCGATCCGAGCGTAGTGTTAGTGTATTCTGTCGGCGCGGCGGCGGATATTGAAAACTCCGCCATCCCCGCGCGTACTGCAAGTTTATTAGCAGCCAGCCTAGAAGGCGTGGATCACCGGTTTGACGTAAGCTACGTTTCGCCCGAGTTGTACATCGGCACCCGCGTCACCGTGGATCAATCCCGCCCACCCTCATTAGGAATCGTGCGCGGCGTGACGACCGCGGCGCCGCTGCTCCGACGACAAGTCCAAATGATTGTAGGTAAGTGGCCCGCAACGGGCGAAGTGTTGGTCGGTCGCTTGCTGGCTGCAAAGTTGGGCTGTTCGTCGCAGGACTTGGCAGTGGGCGACACAATCAAATTCGACGGCAGAGATTGGCGAATCAGCGGCCGTTTTACCGCAGGGGGAGCCGCCTTTGAATCGGAAATCTGGTGCGGACTGGAAGACTTGCAACAAACGCTCAAGCGGCAGGATTTGAGCCTGGTCGCACTGGGCATGGCGAATAGCGCCGCTGCTTCGGATGTCGAATTGTTCTGCAAAGAACGAGTCGATTTGGAATTGCAGGCTGTTGGTGAGACGAAGTACTACGCTTCCCTCCAAGCCCATTATCAGCCGGTGCGGATGCTCGGTTGGTTGGTGGTGTTCTTAGTTGCTGGGGCGGGGGTTTTTGCCGGCTTGAACACGATGTATGGGGCGGTCGTGGGACGGGTGCGGGAACTTTCGACGCTGCAAGCGATTGGCTTTCGTCGTCGCGCAGTAGCGGCAAGTTTGATCCAAGAGGCGTTGTTGTTGGCAATGGCCGCGTCGCTGCTCGCTGCGGTACTGGCCTTAGTGTTGGTCAACGGCACTGCGGTTCGCTTCACGATGGGGGCTTTTGCCTTACGCGTTGATAGCGTGGGAATTTTGATCGGATGTGGAACTGGTTTTTTGTTAGGTCTGCTGGGAGCCATTCCCCCGGCTATCAAGGCGCTCCGTTTTTCCATCGTGGAAGGCCTCAAAGCGGCTTGA
- a CDS encoding HlyD family efflux transporter periplasmic adaptor subunit, with product MATSVDLRQLAVDRGDARAGLPARRRPWVSRYGIPFVIVLGFAIVVTWSFSEQFLPAKSVTVTPVLVSRAEIQQSGTPLFQAAGWVEPRPTAVMASAMVEGIVDKLLVVEGQAVEKDQPLAKLVDQDSRLALAEAQALLQLREAELAEVEAAQKAAASKFEQPLQLQAAYAEAEAALAKLQTEMMNLPFAIRSAKSRQALAQQDYDGKSSLTDSIAGRVIQRAKNELDTSTALVEELENRAPSLEKEAQAWQRKCEALKLQLEAKTDETRKLGETQAQVKAAQARLQQAKLAVDSAGLRLQRMTVVSPIAGRVLSLNAQPGRRLMGINAASERDASTVASLYDPARLQVRADVRLEDVSRIQSGQPVQISSAALKTALAGEVITATSFADIQKNTLQVKVAIHDPPDVIKPEMLVQVTFLAPPQTSAALELAQETVRLLIPTALVEKSESGAQVWIADRAKNVARKQSVRLGTASTQELTEVVEGLTPLDKLVVGGREGLTEGERIKISGDDTSLGSHNSAVPSKPTNKSK from the coding sequence ATGGCAACTTCCGTCGATCTCCGACAACTCGCAGTGGATCGTGGCGACGCGCGCGCGGGCTTGCCCGCGCGCCGCCGTCCTTGGGTGTCACGTTACGGCATCCCGTTCGTCATCGTGCTGGGTTTTGCCATAGTCGTCACATGGTCGTTTTCGGAACAATTCTTGCCGGCGAAATCCGTCACGGTCACGCCGGTTCTTGTTAGCCGTGCTGAAATCCAACAATCGGGAACTCCGCTCTTTCAAGCGGCGGGCTGGGTCGAGCCTCGTCCCACTGCCGTGATGGCTTCGGCGATGGTCGAAGGGATCGTCGATAAGTTGCTCGTGGTGGAAGGACAAGCGGTGGAGAAAGATCAACCGTTGGCAAAACTCGTCGATCAGGATTCGCGGTTGGCATTAGCTGAAGCACAAGCCCTCTTGCAATTGCGCGAAGCGGAATTAGCCGAAGTTGAGGCTGCGCAAAAAGCGGCGGCAAGCAAGTTTGAGCAACCGTTGCAATTGCAAGCCGCCTACGCAGAAGCGGAAGCGGCACTAGCCAAGTTGCAAACTGAGATGATGAATTTGCCGTTTGCGATTCGTTCGGCAAAATCGCGGCAGGCCTTGGCGCAACAAGATTATGACGGTAAATCGAGCCTCACCGACTCCATTGCCGGTCGGGTGATCCAACGTGCGAAAAATGAATTGGATACAAGCACCGCCTTAGTGGAAGAATTGGAAAACCGCGCTCCTAGTTTGGAAAAAGAAGCGCAAGCTTGGCAACGCAAATGCGAAGCTCTGAAACTGCAACTAGAGGCGAAAACCGACGAGACGCGCAAACTCGGCGAAACTCAAGCTCAAGTTAAAGCGGCCCAAGCGAGATTGCAACAAGCCAAGTTGGCTGTTGATTCAGCCGGGTTGCGTCTCCAGAGAATGACGGTCGTCTCCCCCATCGCGGGGCGTGTGCTTTCGCTCAACGCCCAGCCCGGTCGTCGTTTGATGGGCATCAACGCCGCCTCGGAACGCGACGCCAGTACGGTGGCCAGTCTCTATGACCCGGCAAGACTGCAGGTCCGTGCCGATGTTCGCCTGGAAGACGTATCCCGAATCCAATCGGGACAACCGGTGCAAATTTCTTCTGCCGCCCTCAAAACAGCCCTTGCCGGCGAGGTGATCACGGCGACTTCCTTTGCTGATATTCAAAAGAACACGTTACAGGTGAAGGTAGCGATTCACGATCCGCCCGATGTCATCAAGCCGGAAATGTTGGTGCAAGTGACATTCCTGGCCCCTCCGCAAACCAGTGCGGCATTGGAACTGGCCCAAGAGACCGTCCGTTTATTGATTCCCACGGCACTGGTTGAAAAATCGGAATCCGGCGCACAAGTCTGGATCGCGGATCGCGCCAAGAATGTGGCCCGCAAACAATCGGTTCGCTTGGGTACGGCCAGCACCCAGGAACTGACGGAGGTCGTGGAAGGGTTAACTCCCTTGGACAAACTTGTCGTGGGAGGTCGCGAAGGTTTGACTGAGGGAGAACGAATCAAAATCAGCGGTGATGATACCTCGTTGGGGTCGCATAACAGTGCGGTTCCTTCAAAGCCGACAAACAAAAGCAAATAA
- a CDS encoding ABC transporter ATP-binding protein — protein MALIEIRKLTKQFRKGEETITPLREVDLDIERGDFVSLMGASGTGKSTLLNALAGIDHPTDGRIVVNGVDITRLSRGKLADWRAANIGYIFQMHNLIPVLTAYENIELPLLLLPFTGAERRKRVELALDAVDLRDRANHYPRQLSGGQEQRVGIARAIVANPTIIVGDEPTGDLDAVTTEQTLDLVERLNTELGMTLLLVTHDPKVAAIAGRQLRLEQGKLLEKGKEVALVGADLEQRSA, from the coding sequence ATGGCCCTCATAGAAATCCGCAAGCTCACCAAACAGTTTCGCAAAGGCGAAGAAACGATCACTCCCTTGCGCGAAGTCGATCTCGATATCGAGCGGGGTGATTTCGTCTCGTTGATGGGAGCCAGCGGAACTGGCAAGAGTACGCTGCTCAACGCTCTGGCCGGGATCGACCACCCAACTGACGGGAGGATCGTCGTGAACGGCGTCGATATTACCCGCCTCTCGCGCGGCAAGTTGGCCGATTGGCGCGCCGCGAACATCGGCTACATCTTTCAGATGCACAATCTGATCCCCGTTCTGACGGCCTACGAAAATATCGAACTGCCGTTATTGCTACTCCCTTTCACCGGAGCCGAACGGCGCAAACGGGTAGAATTGGCGCTCGATGCTGTCGATCTCCGCGATCGGGCCAATCATTACCCACGGCAACTCTCCGGTGGACAGGAGCAACGCGTCGGCATCGCCCGCGCGATTGTCGCCAACCCGACGATCATTGTCGGCGACGAGCCGACGGGCGATCTCGATGCGGTCACGACCGAGCAAACCCTGGATTTGGTCGAGCGATTGAATACCGAGTTGGGGATGACGCTGCTGCTCGTGACGCATGATCCCAAGGTCGCCGCAATCGCCGGACGGCAATTGCGATTAGAGCAAGGGAAGTTGCTGGAAAAAGGCAAGGAAGTGGCGTTGGTCGGTGCGGACCTTGAACAACGGAGCGCCTGA
- a CDS encoding ABC transporter permease: protein MFRFAGYVLKSLWRHRGRTMLTVSGSAVALFVFCCVGAVQQGLEQLTKNRQAERTLIVFQENRFCPASSKLPEDYTRVVGKLPGVKEVVPIKVFTNNCRASLDVIVFNGMPPEKLRAARDLTLLKGSWGDFDVRTDAAIVGQAVAERRGLKAGQKFSIGEVTVSVVGTFRSTVPAEENFIYTHLDFLQRAKGKNAVGTITQLEVLLTDSANPDELATRIDAEFHNGPVATTTRSKGVFQADTLADLAELIGFAHWLGYACVGLVLALVATTTVMAVQDRIQEHAILQTIGLRPWRIFRLVVTESLLQSLAGGLLGIGFGMLLLAWGDFAVGAEGVMIAFRPSAQLAVVGAIVSAVVGILAGIAPGWQAARAEIVTALRQA from the coding sequence ATGTTTCGCTTCGCCGGTTATGTCCTGAAAAGCCTCTGGCGGCATCGCGGCCGAACAATGCTGACCGTCAGCGGTTCGGCCGTGGCGCTCTTCGTCTTTTGCTGCGTGGGAGCGGTGCAACAAGGCTTGGAGCAACTCACCAAAAACCGCCAAGCCGAGCGCACCTTGATCGTCTTTCAAGAAAACCGCTTCTGCCCCGCCAGCAGCAAACTACCGGAAGACTACACCCGTGTGGTTGGCAAACTTCCGGGAGTGAAAGAGGTTGTCCCAATCAAGGTTTTCACAAACAATTGCCGAGCCAGTTTGGATGTGATCGTCTTCAACGGAATGCCCCCTGAAAAGCTTCGTGCCGCGCGGGATTTGACGCTACTCAAGGGAAGTTGGGGTGATTTCGACGTCCGGACCGATGCGGCCATTGTCGGGCAAGCTGTCGCCGAGCGGCGCGGGCTCAAGGCAGGACAGAAGTTTTCCATCGGCGAGGTAACGGTTTCCGTCGTCGGGACATTCCGTTCGACGGTGCCTGCGGAAGAGAATTTCATCTATACCCATTTGGATTTTTTGCAACGCGCCAAAGGGAAGAACGCGGTCGGCACAATTACGCAGTTGGAAGTCTTGCTGACCGATTCGGCAAATCCCGATGAATTGGCGACCAGGATCGATGCGGAGTTTCACAATGGTCCGGTCGCCACGACGACGCGCTCCAAAGGTGTTTTTCAAGCCGACACCTTGGCCGATTTGGCCGAGTTGATCGGTTTCGCCCACTGGCTCGGTTACGCGTGCGTGGGCTTGGTTCTGGCTCTTGTGGCAACGACCACAGTCATGGCCGTGCAGGACCGAATACAAGAGCATGCGATTCTGCAAACCATTGGTCTGCGACCGTGGCGAATCTTTCGGTTGGTCGTGACGGAAAGCTTGTTGCAAAGCCTGGCCGGCGGATTGCTGGGCATCGGTTTCGGAATGCTGTTGCTGGCCTGGGGCGATTTTGCCGTGGGAGCCGAAGGTGTCATGATCGCGTTTCGACCCTCGGCGCAATTGGCAGTGGTTGGTGCGATTGTTTCCGCGGTTGTCGGCATCTTGGCTGGCATCGCACCCGGTTGGCAAGCCGCACGGGCTGAAATTGTCACCGCTCTACGGCAAGCATAA
- a CDS encoding efflux RND transporter permease subunit: MNAQVAVKIYGDDLDKIRQLAGEVRTVLAEVEGVTPPIVDPQERVDELHVVLRTSELALYGVSREFVADFVQTALKGEVVSKILEGQRRFDLVIKLQEPYRSNPDFMKELRIELPNGRGQVRLKDLADFPEAASGPNLVNRENVRRKQVVRCNVTGRDLAGAIEEIERNVRQRVQLPAGYFIEFGGQFEAQRSATLMISGLAGVSLAGIFVVLMMLYPSPRITFQILNAIPTAFIGGVWALMVSNQSLTVASLVGFVSLGGIAVRNGILLVTHYFHLMKEEGQAFSEATVLRGSLERLAPVLMTALTAGIGLVPLVIGGKKPGLEILYPVATVILGGLMTSTFCEFLLHPGLFWKFSGKDAERLVHGGSSEEELLEGV; the protein is encoded by the coding sequence GTGAATGCCCAAGTCGCGGTCAAAATCTACGGTGACGATCTGGACAAGATTCGGCAACTTGCCGGAGAAGTTCGGACCGTGCTCGCCGAAGTGGAAGGTGTGACGCCGCCCATCGTCGATCCCCAAGAACGAGTTGACGAATTGCATGTTGTCTTGCGAACGAGTGAACTCGCGCTCTACGGCGTTAGCCGTGAATTTGTCGCAGACTTCGTTCAGACCGCCTTGAAAGGCGAAGTTGTCTCGAAAATCCTGGAAGGTCAACGGCGATTTGATCTGGTAATAAAGCTCCAAGAACCCTATCGCTCGAACCCAGATTTTATGAAGGAACTCCGGATTGAATTGCCTAATGGCCGTGGACAAGTGCGCTTGAAAGATTTGGCGGATTTTCCCGAAGCAGCAAGCGGTCCGAACTTGGTCAATCGTGAGAACGTTCGCCGCAAGCAGGTCGTTCGCTGCAACGTGACCGGACGAGATTTGGCGGGAGCCATTGAAGAGATCGAACGGAATGTGCGGCAACGAGTGCAACTCCCGGCGGGGTACTTCATCGAGTTCGGCGGACAATTCGAAGCCCAACGCTCGGCCACGCTGATGATTTCGGGCTTAGCCGGTGTGTCGCTGGCGGGAATCTTCGTCGTGCTGATGATGTTGTATCCCTCGCCACGCATCACCTTTCAAATCCTCAACGCGATTCCCACGGCTTTTATCGGCGGAGTTTGGGCGTTGATGGTGAGCAATCAATCGCTGACGGTTGCGAGTTTGGTCGGATTTGTTTCATTGGGAGGTATCGCCGTGCGAAACGGCATCTTGCTGGTGACGCATTATTTCCATTTGATGAAAGAAGAAGGTCAAGCTTTCTCGGAAGCGACGGTATTGCGAGGAAGCTTGGAACGACTGGCTCCCGTCCTCATGACGGCGCTTACTGCGGGGATCGGGTTAGTGCCGTTGGTGATTGGCGGAAAAAAGCCGGGTTTGGAAATTCTTTATCCGGTTGCCACTGTCATTTTGGGCGGTCTGATGACTTCCACATTTTGCGAGTTCCTGCTTCACCCCGGTTTGTTTTGGAAATTTAGCGGCAAGGACGCCGAACGGTTGGTCCACGGCGGGAGTTCTGAAGAAGAACTTCTGGAAGGCGTTTAG
- a CDS encoding DUF3147 family protein — protein MGILWNVVRVSITAIIIVAVAELSKRYPRYGALLLSLPIVSVLAFVLSWNQHRDLPAISKMARETLVLVPLGLPFFLPLAFATRLGLGFWPAIAAGIVLSSLTIGCWFAFMSAE, from the coding sequence ATGGGAATTCTGTGGAATGTTGTCCGCGTAAGTATCACTGCGATCATCATCGTCGCCGTGGCGGAGCTATCCAAGCGATATCCCCGCTATGGCGCGTTACTCCTGTCGTTGCCAATCGTCAGCGTCTTGGCATTTGTCTTGAGTTGGAATCAGCATCGCGACTTGCCCGCAATTTCTAAAATGGCCCGCGAAACGCTGGTACTTGTTCCACTCGGATTGCCGTTTTTTCTACCGTTGGCTTTTGCAACTCGATTAGGGCTGGGATTCTGGCCAGCAATTGCCGCTGGAATTGTATTATCCTCGCTAACAATTGGGTGTTGGTTTGCTTTCATGTCCGCTGAATGA
- a CDS encoding fibronectin type III domain-containing protein → MSSARDFFGGSRPVQNSPSARLFSAARRRRAGFEQLEPRLPLAGDLELVKDINPFPLSSAPKEYIDLGGTVYFTANDGVSGIELWKSDGTAAGTVRVKDIKPGVDSSNPRNLTVVGGTLFFIADELATGIELWKSDGTETGTVRVKDIRPGNFSSFSSFYTNYLSNINGTLYFSANDGINGYELWKSDGSEAGTVRVKDIRPGTNSSSPRAMTNVAGKLFFIANDGISGNELWKSDGTATGTVRIKDINSGTLSAFLTTSNPLRNIGGTLYFQANNGISGYDLWKSDGTEAGTVRVKDIRPTTGSSRISNLSNVGETLFFTTNDGNSGIELWKSDGTEIGTVRVKDIRPGANSSNPSNLTNFGGTLFFFADDGFSGIELWQSDGTETGTVLVKDIRPVTNDFSPSNLTVIGGMLFFTANNGVSGYELWKSDGTETGTVLVKDIRPGTISSSTHNLLNVGGILFFTANDGVTGNELWKSDGTEAGTQLVKDIQPGESSSNIRNLTDVGGTLFFRANIGASGTELWKSDGTEAGTVLVKDIWSGTIGASPSNFTEVGGILFFTAADGDSGTELWKSDGTEAGTILVKDILPGSRNSYPQNLINVDGTLFFSANDGVSGRELWKSDGTEAGTILVKDIRAGANSSNPFYFTDVGGTLFFRADDGVNGRELWKSDGTEEGTVLVKDIRSGTNSSTLSELTNVDGTLFFSADDGVSGRELWKSDGTEAGTFLFKDIRPGSGNAYPSDLINIDGTLYFRANDGSSGTELWKSDGTEVETVRVKDIWQGANSSFPNALTNVGGIFYFWANDGMSGFELWKSDGTDAGTVLVKDIRAGSANSSASYLTNVNGTLYFFADDGVNGSELWKSDGTEVGTVPVRLPGNVPLLNPTSLVVAGDRLFVAGSRPEVGEELFSIQLDPATPSNLQATPTGANKIQLSWADNATSETDYRVERSINGPAGPFTTIATLPPNATSYTNTQLPSYVNYTYRVVATSTVGESDPSNIATASATLELITGTSAADTYRVRRNGTTLEIYENTLPGPGVNPDYVAELAAMTTGVLTFNTLAGNDALVIDANGAADFGALRFVYNAGADENTLQITAGVARVDSTASGGTLDTTVAAGATLLTAGLRQRDLTLAGANSVVRVLPSGAAAGLVVLSRNLSIANGAVLDLNDNDLVLHYDPQAVSPLAAITTLVDNFYTFGPLPGGGVPLIGSTTVDNSGGTRVIIPVDNANSQFGDVGNPFYDLTLGDSGAGTGFSQIIVRFTYPGDYNLDGQVDGADYIVVDSLPGTVTPGLSGGWTLGDGNFDGTITGADYLPIDSNFGSGVGSPLAVLDLRPLGVSPVPIAPAVTKERVIKERGEPRTTPTLAALFADDWLFANEDDWWDGFAGDGYNLEGDNWDGDADALLAGAVWELATGKHGKSRQTTSARDTLFNAVGD, encoded by the coding sequence ATGTCCAGCGCACGCGATTTCTTTGGCGGTTCCCGACCAGTTCAAAATTCACCTTCCGCCCGGCTCTTTTCCGCCGCGCGCCGTCGCCGCGCGGGCTTTGAGCAATTAGAACCCCGCCTCCCCTTAGCGGGGGATTTGGAGTTGGTGAAGGATATTAATCCATTTCCTTTATCTTCTGCACCTAAAGAGTATATCGACCTCGGCGGGACTGTTTACTTCACAGCAAATGACGGTGTTAGTGGCATAGAGCTTTGGAAGAGTGATGGTACGGCGGCGGGAACTGTCCGCGTCAAGGATATCAAGCCTGGTGTAGATTCATCAAACCCACGCAATCTAACGGTCGTCGGCGGTACACTCTTTTTCATAGCCGATGAACTTGCCACTGGAATTGAGCTTTGGAAGAGTGACGGGACCGAGACCGGAACCGTGCGTGTCAAGGATATCCGTCCAGGTAATTTTTCTTCATTTTCCTCGTTTTATACCAATTACTTGTCAAACATAAATGGTACTCTATATTTTAGTGCTAACGATGGTATAAACGGATATGAATTGTGGAAGAGCGATGGGAGCGAGGCTGGCACCGTCCGCGTTAAGGATATCCGTCCAGGTACAAATTCGTCTAGCCCTCGCGCCATGACAAACGTTGCAGGTAAGCTATTTTTCATTGCCAACGACGGCATTAGTGGAAACGAATTGTGGAAAAGTGATGGAACCGCGACGGGCACCGTGCGCATCAAAGATATTAATTCTGGTACATTGTCCGCTTTTTTAACTACTTCAAATCCTTTACGCAATATTGGCGGAACGCTGTACTTTCAGGCTAACAACGGGATAAGTGGATATGATCTGTGGAAGAGCGACGGGACCGAAGCCGGCACTGTGCGCGTCAAGGATATCCGGCCCACTACTGGTTCCAGCAGGATTAGCAATCTGTCGAATGTCGGTGAAACCCTCTTTTTCACCACCAATGACGGCAACAGTGGTATTGAACTCTGGAAAAGTGATGGAACCGAGATTGGCACCGTTCGTGTCAAAGATATCCGTCCGGGTGCAAATTCATCTAATCCCAGCAACCTAACGAACTTCGGCGGAACGCTATTTTTCTTTGCCGATGACGGGTTCAGCGGCATTGAACTCTGGCAGAGCGACGGGACCGAGACCGGAACAGTACTCGTCAAAGATATACGGCCAGTTACAAATGACTTTTCTCCAAGTAACCTAACTGTAATAGGCGGGATGCTCTTTTTCACCGCGAATAATGGGGTCAGTGGCTACGAACTATGGAAGAGCGACGGGACCGAGACCGGAACAGTACTCGTCAAAGATATACGTCCGGGCACAATTTCTTCTAGCACTCACAATCTGTTGAATGTTGGAGGCATTCTCTTTTTCACAGCCAATGATGGGGTAACTGGTAATGAGCTGTGGAAGAGCGATGGAACTGAGGCGGGGACACAACTTGTAAAAGACATTCAACCGGGTGAGAGTTCGTCTAACATACGCAATCTGACGGACGTCGGCGGGACTCTTTTCTTTAGAGCAAATATTGGCGCTAGCGGCACTGAGCTATGGAAAAGCGATGGGACTGAAGCGGGTACCGTCCTTGTTAAGGATATTTGGTCGGGCACTATCGGTGCTTCCCCAAGCAATTTTACAGAAGTCGGCGGAATTCTCTTTTTTACCGCCGCTGACGGAGACAGCGGCACTGAGCTATGGAAAAGCGACGGGACCGAAGCCGGTACCATCTTGGTCAAAGATATACTACCGGGTTCTCGCAACTCCTACCCTCAAAACTTAATAAACGTCGACGGTACCCTCTTCTTTTCTGCCAATGACGGTGTGAGCGGTAGGGAATTGTGGAAGAGCGACGGGACCGAGGCGGGGACCATCCTTGTCAAGGATATCCGTGCTGGGGCTAATTCCTCTAACCCTTTTTACTTTACAGACGTGGGAGGGACGCTTTTTTTCAGGGCCGATGACGGCGTGAACGGACGAGAACTCTGGAAGAGTGATGGAACTGAAGAGGGTACTGTTCTTGTCAAAGATATACGCTCCGGTACAAACTCCTCAACCCTAAGTGAGTTGACGAACGTCGACGGTACCCTCTTCTTTTCTGCCGATGACGGTGTGAGCGGTAGGGAATTGTGGAAGAGCGACGGGACCGAGGCGGGCACCTTTCTGTTCAAAGATATTCGGCCGGGTTCTGGCAACGCCTACCCTAGCGACCTCATAAATATTGATGGGACGCTGTACTTTAGGGCCAATGATGGTTCCAGCGGTACTGAGTTATGGAAGAGTGACGGGACCGAAGTGGAGACCGTCCGCGTCAAGGATATTTGGCAAGGTGCAAATTCCTCTTTCCCTAATGCCCTTACAAATGTCGGCGGGATTTTCTATTTCTGGGCTAACGATGGCATGAGTGGATTTGAACTCTGGAAGAGTGACGGGACCGATGCTGGCACCGTACTAGTTAAGGATATAAGGGCGGGTTCTGCAAATTCCTCAGCGAGTTACCTGACAAATGTCAACGGCACGCTCTATTTCTTTGCAGATGATGGTGTTAACGGCTCTGAACTCTGGAAAAGTGACGGGACCGAGGTGGGAACTGTCCCGGTCCGGTTACCAGGGAATGTGCCGCTGCTTAATCCGACCTCACTGGTCGTTGCCGGAGACCGCCTATTTGTGGCGGGCAGTCGACCAGAAGTCGGAGAGGAATTATTTTCGATTCAGCTTGATCCTGCCACTCCATCAAATTTGCAGGCCACGCCCACGGGGGCTAATAAAATCCAGCTTTCCTGGGCGGACAACGCCACCAGCGAGACCGACTATCGTGTCGAACGCTCCATCAATGGCCCGGCGGGCCCCTTTACGACGATTGCCACGCTCCCCCCCAATGCGACCAGCTACACGAACACACAGTTGCCGTCGTATGTGAACTACACATACCGCGTCGTAGCGACCAGCACAGTGGGGGAGTCTGACCCATCGAACATCGCCACCGCCAGCGCGACGCTGGAACTGATCACCGGCACGAGCGCCGCCGACACCTATCGTGTCCGCCGCAATGGCACAACGCTCGAAATCTACGAAAACACGCTCCCCGGCCCAGGTGTCAATCCCGACTACGTGGCGGAACTGGCGGCAATGACGACCGGGGTGCTCACGTTCAATACGCTTGCCGGCAACGACGCGCTCGTGATCGACGCCAACGGCGCGGCGGATTTCGGCGCGCTGCGGTTCGTCTATAATGCTGGCGCGGATGAAAACACGTTGCAGATTACCGCGGGCGTGGCGCGTGTCGATAGCACAGCCAGCGGCGGGACGCTCGATACGACCGTCGCCGCGGGGGCCACACTGTTGACCGCGGGCCTGCGACAGCGGGATCTCACGCTGGCCGGGGCGAACTCGGTTGTTCGCGTGTTGCCAAGTGGCGCGGCGGCGGGGCTGGTCGTCCTTTCCCGCAATCTATCGATTGCCAATGGCGCTGTCCTGGACCTCAACGATAACGATCTGGTCCTGCACTACGACCCGCAAGCAGTCAGTCCACTCGCGGCCATCACCACCCTCGTGGACAACTTTTACACGTTTGGTCCGCTTCCCGGCGGCGGCGTCCCCCTCATCGGCAGCACTACAGTCGACAACTCCGGCGGCACACGCGTCATCATTCCCGTCGATAACGCCAATAGCCAGTTTGGCGACGTCGGCAACCCGTTTTATGACCTGACGCTGGGCGACAGCGGTGCGGGAACAGGCTTTAGCCAGATAATCGTCCGGTTCACTTATCCCGGAGATTACAACCTGGATGGGCAGGTGGATGGCGCGGATTATATCGTCGTCGATTCCCTTCCCGGCACCGTGACGCCCGGACTATCCGGCGGCTGGACCTTGGGTGACGGCAATTTTGACGGCACGATCACTGGCGCTGATTATTTGCCCATTGATAGCAACTTTGGCTCGGGCGTCGGCAGTCCGCTGGCGGTGCTGGACCTACGACCGCTGGGCGTATCCCCGGTCCCGATCGCGCCGGCAGTGACCAAAGAGCGGGTGATCAAAGAGCGGGGCGAGCCACGGACGACGCCCACGCTAGCCGCGCTCTTTGCCGATGATTGGCTCTTTGCCAACGAAGATGATTGGTGGGACGGTTTCGCCGGGGACGGTTACAATTTGGAAGGTGATAATTGGGATGGGGATGCGGACGCGCTTCTGGCGGGGGCCGTGTGGGAACTAGCGACCGGTAAACACGGCAAGTCCCGGCAAACCACATCGGCCCGGGACACGCTGTTTAACGCGGTTGGGGATTGA